The Streptomyces sp. NBC_01244 genome contains a region encoding:
- a CDS encoding HelD family protein, translated as MAAQNAAVDSTADSVRDREIAVEQTHLDHVYRRLEEKIHEAEFLMNDAAKRGQVGTPGALAERDAQVFRAGIHLNRLNNEFEDFLFGRIDLVLGKDGERGPDGAFTSVEPADDAIRTDLTADIAETLHIGRIGVLDSDYAPLVIDWRAPAAAPFYRSTPKEPGRVVRRRVIRSKGRKVLGVEDDLMRPEVTAFLDGNELPVIGDGALMAALGRARTHSMRDIVSSIQAEQDLVIRAPAASVAEVAGGPGTGKTAVALHRAAYLLYQDRRRYSGGILIVSPTPLLVAYTEGVLPSLGEEGQVAIRALGSLVDGAEATTYDDPSTARVKGSSRMLKVLRKAVRGALEFGGPGGAPAPDRLRVVAFGGRQELEAPDLDRIRQNVLSGTAPVNLLRPRARKLLLDALYSKSGGAGRHSDPELAAELRSAFDEDISTEDAFIDFLNAWWPELTPRGVLASMADERRLSRWSRRDLNPRETRQVARSLRRVGPDGKGALSVHDVALLDELHQLLGAPARPKKKRQMDPLDQLSGLEELMPTREETQWERAERLAAERTEYAHVIVDEAQDLTPMQWRMVGRRGRGGTWTVVGDPAQSSWTDPQEAAAARDEALGTRPRRKFTLTVNYRNPAEVAEVASRVLKLAAPGTEPPTAVRSTGLQPRFTAVTQDLRSTVVEETRRLLEQVDGTVGVVVAMDRRAEAAGWLADLGERAVALGSLEAKGLEYDATVVVSPAEIADESPAGLRVLYVALTRATQQLTVISTDRDAPDAEGVAALLQPSGPS; from the coding sequence GTGGCCGCGCAGAATGCCGCTGTCGACAGCACGGCGGATTCCGTCCGCGATCGGGAGATCGCGGTCGAGCAGACGCATCTCGATCACGTGTACCGACGCCTTGAGGAGAAGATCCACGAGGCGGAGTTCCTGATGAACGACGCCGCCAAGCGTGGCCAGGTCGGCACGCCCGGCGCCCTCGCGGAACGGGACGCGCAGGTGTTCCGTGCCGGGATCCACCTCAACCGTCTCAACAACGAGTTCGAGGACTTCCTGTTCGGCCGCATCGACCTGGTCCTCGGCAAGGACGGGGAGCGGGGCCCCGACGGAGCCTTCACCTCCGTCGAGCCCGCCGACGACGCGATCCGTACCGACCTCACGGCCGATATCGCCGAGACGCTCCACATCGGCCGCATAGGAGTCCTCGACTCCGACTACGCGCCGCTCGTCATCGACTGGCGCGCCCCCGCGGCCGCGCCGTTCTACCGATCCACCCCCAAGGAGCCCGGCCGCGTCGTACGCCGCCGCGTCATCCGCTCCAAGGGCCGCAAGGTGCTCGGGGTCGAGGACGACCTGATGCGCCCCGAGGTGACCGCCTTCCTCGACGGGAACGAGCTGCCCGTCATCGGCGACGGCGCCCTGATGGCCGCCCTCGGGCGGGCCCGGACCCACTCGATGCGCGACATCGTCTCCTCCATCCAGGCCGAGCAGGACCTCGTCATCCGGGCGCCCGCCGCCTCGGTCGCCGAGGTCGCGGGTGGACCCGGCACCGGCAAGACCGCCGTCGCCCTGCACCGTGCCGCCTACCTGCTCTACCAGGACCGCCGGCGCTACTCCGGCGGCATCCTGATCGTCTCCCCGACCCCGCTGCTGGTGGCCTACACCGAGGGCGTCCTGCCCTCCCTCGGCGAGGAGGGCCAGGTCGCCATCCGGGCGCTCGGCTCGCTCGTCGACGGGGCCGAGGCGACCACGTACGACGACCCGTCCACGGCACGCGTCAAGGGCTCGTCCCGGATGCTGAAGGTGCTGCGCAAGGCCGTACGGGGGGCGCTGGAGTTCGGCGGTCCCGGCGGGGCCCCCGCCCCCGACCGGCTGCGCGTGGTGGCCTTCGGGGGCCGCCAGGAGCTGGAGGCCCCCGACCTCGACCGGATCCGGCAGAACGTCCTGTCCGGCACCGCCCCGGTCAACCTGCTGCGCCCGCGCGCCCGCAAGCTCCTGCTGGACGCGCTGTACTCCAAGTCCGGCGGGGCCGGCCGGCACAGCGACCCGGAGCTGGCGGCCGAGCTGCGCTCCGCCTTCGACGAGGACATCTCGACGGAGGACGCGTTCATCGACTTCCTGAACGCCTGGTGGCCCGAGCTGACCCCGCGCGGGGTGCTGGCCTCCATGGCCGACGAGCGGCGCCTGTCGCGCTGGTCGCGCCGGGACCTGAACCCCCGCGAGACCCGTCAGGTGGCGCGCTCCCTGCGCCGGGTGGGCCCGGACGGCAAGGGCGCCCTGTCGGTGCACGACGTGGCGCTGCTGGACGAGCTCCACCAGCTGCTGGGCGCGCCCGCGCGGCCCAAGAAGAAGCGGCAGATGGATCCGCTCGACCAGCTGAGCGGGCTGGAGGAGCTGATGCCCACCCGCGAGGAGACCCAGTGGGAGCGGGCCGAGCGGCTCGCGGCGGAGCGCACCGAGTACGCGCACGTCATCGTCGACGAGGCGCAGGACCTGACGCCGATGCAGTGGCGGATGGTCGGCCGCCGCGGCCGGGGCGGCACGTGGACGGTGGTCGGTGACCCGGCGCAGTCCTCGTGGACCGATCCGCAGGAGGCGGCCGCCGCGCGCGACGAGGCGCTGGGCACGCGGCCGCGGCGCAAGTTCACCCTGACGGTGAACTACCGCAACCCGGCCGAGGTCGCCGAGGTCGCCTCGCGGGTGCTGAAGCTGGCGGCGCCGGGCACGGAGCCGCCGACGGCGGTGCGTTCCACGGGCCTGCAGCCGCGCTTCACGGCGGTGACGCAGGATCTGCGCTCCACCGTCGTGGAGGAGACCCGGCGGCTGCTGGAGCAGGTCGACGGCACGGTCGGCGTGGTCGTGGCCATGGACCGGCGCGCGGAGGCCGCGGGCTGGCTCGCGGACCTGGGGGAGCGGGCGGTCGCGCTGGGCAGCCTGGAGGCGAAGGGCCTGGAGTACGACGCCACGGTGGTCGTCTCCCCGGCGGAGATCGCGGACGAGTCCCCGGCCGGTCTGCGGGTGCTCTACGTGGCCCTGACCCGTGCGACGCAGCAGCTGACGGTGATCTCCACGGACCGGGACGCCCCGGACGCCGAGGGGGTCGCGGCGCTGTTGCAGCCCTCGGGCCCGTCATAG
- a CDS encoding CGNR zinc finger domain-containing protein has product MWFDSGRVCLDLVATFSPLAHTEGIRDGDGLRLWLTGAGLVPDRTPLGRVGDDWVRAFRVLRADVESLVRAELAGAAPPGAALARVNAAAAGPPPGLCAVQDQEGHLVRELCGGVGCAGLLAAVARDAVELLTDPGERALLRTCEGDGCARVYLDTSRGHRRRWCSSELCGNRERVARHRRRVLESRPG; this is encoded by the coding sequence ATGTGGTTCGACTCCGGGCGGGTCTGCCTGGACCTGGTGGCTACTTTTTCGCCCCTCGCGCACACGGAGGGCATCCGGGACGGAGACGGGCTGCGGCTGTGGCTCACCGGAGCCGGGCTGGTGCCCGACCGGACGCCGCTCGGCCGCGTCGGGGACGACTGGGTGCGGGCCTTCCGGGTGCTGCGCGCCGACGTCGAGAGCCTCGTACGGGCCGAGCTGGCCGGAGCCGCGCCGCCCGGGGCCGCACTGGCCCGGGTCAACGCGGCGGCCGCCGGTCCACCCCCGGGACTGTGTGCCGTACAGGACCAAGAAGGGCACCTCGTCCGCGAGTTGTGCGGCGGCGTCGGATGCGCCGGGCTGCTCGCCGCCGTGGCCCGGGACGCCGTCGAACTGCTCACCGACCCCGGCGAACGGGCACTGCTGCGCACCTGCGAGGGCGACGGCTGCGCCCGGGTCTACCTCGACACCTCGCGCGGACACCGCCGCCGCTGGTGCTCCAGCGAGCTCTGCGGCAACCGCGAGCGCGTGGCCCGCCACCGGCGGCGCGTCCTCGAATCCCGCCCCGGCTGA
- a CDS encoding GNAT family N-acetyltransferase, which yields MIIDGVEMREIRTADAAGVAEALDRNRAYMAPYEPRRAEEFYTEAGQRGRIEELLTARADRRARPFVLLAADGVAGTITLQNIVRGALSSGAIGYWVDQAWAGKGLATAALHEVCRIARDEERLHRVEAGTRAENLASQRVLAKAGFEQYGLAPRYLHVGGDWRDHRLFQLLLNDEPPAL from the coding sequence ATGATCATTGACGGGGTGGAGATGCGGGAGATCCGGACGGCCGACGCCGCCGGGGTCGCCGAGGCATTGGACCGGAACCGGGCGTACATGGCCCCCTACGAGCCCCGCCGGGCCGAGGAGTTCTACACCGAAGCCGGGCAGCGGGGACGGATCGAGGAGCTGCTCACGGCCCGGGCGGACCGGCGGGCGCGGCCGTTCGTGCTGCTCGCCGCCGACGGGGTGGCCGGGACGATCACCCTCCAGAACATCGTGCGCGGGGCGCTGTCCAGCGGCGCCATCGGCTACTGGGTGGACCAGGCCTGGGCCGGCAAGGGGCTGGCCACCGCCGCCCTGCACGAGGTCTGCCGCATCGCCCGCGACGAGGAGCGGCTGCACCGGGTCGAGGCGGGCACCCGGGCGGAGAACCTGGCCTCGCAGCGGGTGCTCGCGAAGGCGGGCTTCGAGCAGTACGGGCTCGCGCCCCGTTACCTCCACGTCGGCGGGGACTGGCGGGACCACCGCCTCTTCCAGCTGCTCCTGAACGACGAGCCGCCCGCCCTCTAG
- a CDS encoding uroporphyrinogen-III synthase, translating to MHHTHTGPPAGPLAGFTVGVTAARRADELIALLRRRGATVLHAPALRIVPLADDAELLSATKELIGCAPDVVVATTAIGFRGWIEAADGWGLGEELLGRLRETELLARGPKVKGAIRAAGLVETWSPRSESLAEVLDRLLTAGVAGRRIALQLHGEPLPGFIEALRAGGAEVVGVPVYRWMAPEDLGPLDRLLDAVASGGVDAVSFTSAPAAASLLTRAAERGVRESVLGALTGGSVLSACVGPVTALPLQAEGVPTVQPERFRLGPLVQLLCQELPSRARVFPVAGHRLELRGHAVLVDAELRPVPPAGMALLRALSRRPGWVVARSELLRALPGAGRDEHAVETAMARLRVALGAPNLIQTVVKRGYRLSLDMAADTKYADA from the coding sequence ATGCACCACACCCACACCGGTCCGCCGGCCGGTCCGCTCGCCGGATTCACCGTCGGGGTCACCGCAGCCCGCCGGGCGGACGAGCTCATCGCCCTGCTGCGCCGCCGCGGGGCCACCGTGCTGCACGCGCCCGCCCTGCGGATCGTGCCCCTCGCCGACGACGCCGAGCTGCTGTCCGCCACCAAGGAACTGATCGGCTGCGCGCCCGACGTGGTGGTGGCGACCACCGCCATCGGCTTCCGCGGCTGGATCGAGGCCGCCGACGGGTGGGGGCTCGGCGAAGAACTCCTCGGGCGGCTGCGGGAGACCGAACTGCTGGCGCGCGGACCGAAGGTGAAGGGCGCGATCCGGGCCGCCGGGCTCGTGGAGACCTGGTCCCCGCGGTCGGAATCGCTCGCCGAGGTACTGGACCGGCTGCTCACGGCCGGGGTGGCCGGCCGGCGCATCGCCCTCCAGCTGCACGGGGAGCCGCTGCCCGGGTTCATCGAGGCCCTGCGGGCGGGCGGGGCCGAGGTGGTCGGCGTACCCGTCTACCGGTGGATGGCGCCGGAAGACCTCGGGCCGCTGGACCGGCTGCTCGACGCGGTGGCCTCGGGCGGCGTCGACGCGGTGAGCTTCACCTCCGCGCCCGCGGCGGCCTCCCTGCTGACGCGGGCCGCGGAGCGGGGCGTACGGGAATCCGTGCTCGGGGCACTGACCGGCGGATCGGTCCTCTCCGCCTGCGTGGGACCGGTGACGGCCCTGCCCCTGCAGGCGGAAGGAGTGCCCACGGTGCAGCCCGAGCGCTTCCGGCTCGGCCCCCTCGTGCAGCTCCTGTGCCAGGAACTCCCGAGCCGGGCCCGTGTCTTCCCGGTGGCCGGACACCGGCTGGAACTGCGCGGCCACGCGGTCCTCGTCGACGCCGAGCTGCGCCCCGTCCCGCCGGCCGGGATGGCCCTGCTCAGGGCCCTGTCCCGGCGCCCGGGCTGGGTCGTGGCCCGCTCCGAGCTGCTGCGCGCCCTCCCCGGCGCGGGCCGCGACGAGCACGCGGTGGAAACGGCGATGGCCCGCCTGCGCGTGGCCCTGGGCGCGCCGAACCTCATCCAGACCGTCGTCAAGCGCGGCTACCGGCTGTCGCTGGACATGGCCGCCGACACGAAGTACGCGGACGCCTGA
- a CDS encoding nitrate/nitrite transporter, with protein MTSTTAPRKGGRWIERWDPEDETFWRETGEKTARRNLIYSVLSEHIGFSIWSLWSVMVLFMGPKYGIDPAGKFFLIATATCVGALVRVPYTFAVARFGGRNWTVVSALLLLAPTVAAWLVMEPGTSYNTFLLVAALTGVGGGNFASSMTNINAFFPLRKKGWALGLNAGGGNIGVPVVQLVALLVIGTAGAGHPRLLLGAYIPLIVLAAVLAAVRMDNLAPVRNDTGAVRDAARDGHTWIMSFLYIGTFGSFIGYSFAFGLVLQTQFGRTPLQAASLTFIGPLLGSLIRPVGGALADRFGGAWITLGTFVSMAAATGVVILASVRESLPVFLVGFVGLFVLSGLGNGSTYKMIPGIFQAKALARGMSGEDAAAYGRRLSGASMGLIGAVGALGGLGINLVFREAFLSSGSGTAAFVTFLGFYAVCCAVTWAVYLRRPAQVMIPTAGAEAKPQLTSV; from the coding sequence ATGACCAGTACGACCGCACCGCGCAAGGGTGGCCGCTGGATCGAGCGGTGGGACCCCGAGGACGAGACCTTCTGGCGGGAGACGGGTGAGAAGACCGCCCGCCGCAACCTGATCTACTCCGTGCTCTCCGAGCACATCGGGTTCTCGATCTGGTCCCTGTGGTCCGTGATGGTGCTCTTCATGGGCCCGAAGTACGGGATCGACCCCGCCGGGAAGTTCTTCCTCATCGCCACCGCCACCTGCGTGGGCGCCCTGGTCCGCGTCCCGTACACCTTCGCAGTGGCCCGCTTCGGCGGCCGCAACTGGACGGTCGTCAGCGCCCTGCTGCTGCTCGCGCCGACGGTCGCCGCCTGGCTGGTGATGGAGCCCGGGACCTCGTACAACACGTTCCTGCTGGTGGCCGCGCTGACCGGGGTCGGCGGCGGCAACTTCGCCTCGTCGATGACGAACATCAACGCCTTCTTCCCGCTGCGCAAGAAGGGCTGGGCGCTCGGCCTCAACGCGGGCGGCGGCAACATCGGCGTCCCCGTCGTCCAGCTCGTCGCCCTGCTGGTCATCGGCACGGCCGGGGCCGGCCACCCGCGGCTGCTGCTCGGCGCCTACATCCCGCTCATCGTGCTCGCCGCGGTGCTCGCCGCCGTGCGGATGGACAACCTGGCGCCCGTGCGCAACGACACCGGAGCCGTCCGCGACGCGGCCCGCGACGGGCACACCTGGATCATGTCGTTCCTCTACATCGGCACCTTCGGCTCCTTCATCGGCTACAGCTTCGCCTTCGGGCTGGTGCTCCAGACGCAGTTCGGCCGCACCCCGCTCCAGGCGGCCTCGCTCACCTTCATCGGACCGCTGCTCGGCTCGCTGATCCGGCCCGTCGGCGGGGCCCTCGCGGACCGCTTCGGCGGCGCGTGGATCACCCTGGGCACCTTCGTGTCGATGGCGGCGGCGACCGGAGTGGTGATCCTGGCCTCCGTACGGGAATCCCTGCCGGTGTTCCTGGTCGGCTTCGTGGGGCTCTTCGTCCTCAGCGGGCTCGGCAACGGCTCCACCTACAAGATGATCCCCGGCATCTTCCAGGCGAAGGCGCTGGCCCGCGGGATGAGCGGCGAGGACGCGGCCGCCTACGGCCGACGGCTGTCCGGCGCCTCCATGGGACTCATCGGCGCGGTCGGCGCGCTCGGCGGGCTCGGCATCAACCTGGTCTTCCGGGAGGCGTTCCTGAGCTCCGGCTCGGGCACGGCGGCCTTCGTGACCTTCCTCGGCTTCTACGCGGTGTGCTGCGCCGTCACCTGGGCGGTATACCTTCGCCGGCCCGCCCAGGTGATGATCCCCACGGCCGGTGCGGAAGCGAAGCCGCAGCTCACCTCGGTGTAA
- a CDS encoding LysR family transcriptional regulator produces the protein MTPRDVEPRLLRSFLAVAEELHFTRAAARLYVAQQALSRDVRRLEQTLGTALFVRTTRAVELTPDGERLLPLARGVLRAHEELAGVFTGPRPLLVDLNTDGPGTARTVLDRARELAPDCELMARFESGLTHAAAEVAAGRLDVSFGYADGLAPALRARLARMPVRYEPLAVLLPEGHALAGLDAVPLDALRGETVYAGAGNPRTLEWTGLARELFAGRGIEPAPPAPVAMGKDEFRRVMAKTGNPVLATVDFVDLPGSVKRPLTAPVPLSPLSMVWRKGLSHPGLDALRSAAAELGAGRGWLQVPPDSWLPALTPAPDGG, from the coding sequence GTGACGCCCCGAGACGTGGAACCCCGCCTGCTGCGCTCCTTCCTCGCCGTCGCCGAGGAGCTGCACTTCACCCGCGCCGCCGCCCGGCTCTACGTGGCCCAGCAGGCCCTCAGCCGGGACGTGCGCCGGCTCGAACAGACCCTGGGCACGGCCCTCTTCGTCCGCACCACCCGCGCCGTCGAGCTGACCCCGGACGGGGAGCGGCTGCTGCCCCTGGCCCGGGGCGTGCTGCGGGCGCACGAGGAGCTGGCCGGGGTGTTCACGGGGCCCCGGCCGCTGCTCGTCGACCTCAACACCGACGGCCCCGGCACCGCGCGCACCGTGCTGGACCGGGCGCGCGAACTCGCCCCCGACTGCGAGCTGATGGCCCGCTTCGAGTCCGGGCTCACCCACGCCGCCGCCGAGGTCGCCGCGGGCCGCCTCGACGTCTCCTTCGGGTACGCCGACGGCCTCGCCCCGGCGCTGCGGGCCCGCCTGGCGCGGATGCCCGTACGGTACGAGCCGCTCGCCGTGCTGCTGCCCGAGGGGCACGCGCTGGCCGGGCTGGACGCCGTACCGCTGGACGCACTGCGCGGGGAGACGGTGTACGCCGGGGCCGGGAACCCGCGGACCCTGGAGTGGACCGGGCTGGCGCGCGAGCTGTTCGCCGGGCGGGGCATCGAGCCCGCGCCGCCCGCGCCGGTGGCGATGGGCAAGGACGAGTTCCGCCGGGTCATGGCCAAGACCGGGAATCCGGTCCTCGCCACGGTGGACTTCGTCGACCTCCCCGGCAGCGTCAAGCGGCCGCTGACCGCGCCGGTACCGCTGTCGCCGCTCTCCATGGTGTGGCGCAAGGGGCTGAGCCATCCCGGGCTCGACGCGCTGCGCTCCGCCGCCGCGGAGCTCGGGGCCGGGCGCGGCTGGCTCCAGGTCCCCCCGGACAGCTGGCTGCCCGCGCTCACACCGGCCCCGGACGGCGGGTGA
- a CDS encoding MFS transporter, which translates to MAVSGSTLVLAAAPASREHTSRAARPTRVPGPYRRLFALPGTRGFTAGNLIARLPMGMFGVSAVMMIAGQRGSYALAGAVVAVGLAATAVVAPWTARLVDRHGQARVAVPATLIAVLGSLSLIACVRTGAPAWTLFASYAATATTPNIGGMSRARWTHLLRDDPASRHTAMSFEQAADELAFMLGPVAAAFLCTAAFPEAGTFAGAVLLLTGMLVFTAHRATEPPPAPAVRGSSPLRALGGLLPLFLALGAMFGSMEITSIAHLGAHGLGGLSGPVLALQAAGSFAAGLLYGTLRPRTLPACLTALAAAMALPWAAAATGSLLALAPALLLAGMATAPVMVTAMSRVHAVTPPGRLNEGMTLAVTALFAGIAAGSATAGAAIDHWGTTTPYALPAAAALLALLLGRARLVPVSRTTLVP; encoded by the coding sequence ATGGCCGTCTCCGGCAGCACGCTGGTGCTCGCCGCGGCCCCGGCATCGCGGGAGCACACGTCCCGCGCGGCGCGGCCGACCCGCGTCCCGGGCCCGTACCGCCGGCTCTTCGCGCTCCCCGGCACCCGCGGGTTCACCGCCGGGAACCTCATCGCCCGGCTCCCCATGGGCATGTTCGGCGTCAGCGCCGTGATGATGATCGCCGGGCAGCGCGGCTCCTACGCCCTCGCCGGCGCGGTCGTGGCGGTGGGTCTGGCCGCCACCGCCGTCGTGGCGCCCTGGACGGCCCGGCTGGTCGACCGGCACGGGCAGGCCCGGGTCGCCGTGCCCGCCACCCTGATCGCGGTCCTCGGCTCGCTCTCCCTGATCGCGTGCGTCCGTACCGGGGCCCCCGCGTGGACCCTCTTCGCCTCCTACGCCGCCACCGCGACCACCCCCAACATCGGCGGCATGTCCCGCGCCCGCTGGACCCACCTACTGCGGGACGACCCGGCCTCCCGGCACACCGCGATGTCCTTCGAGCAGGCCGCGGACGAACTGGCCTTCATGCTCGGGCCGGTGGCCGCCGCGTTCCTGTGCACCGCCGCCTTCCCGGAGGCGGGCACGTTCGCCGGGGCCGTACTGCTCCTCACCGGGATGCTGGTCTTCACGGCCCACCGCGCCACCGAACCCCCGCCGGCGCCCGCGGTCCGGGGGTCCTCCCCGCTCCGCGCCCTGGGAGGGCTGCTGCCGCTCTTCCTCGCCCTCGGCGCGATGTTCGGCTCCATGGAGATCACCTCCATCGCCCACCTGGGCGCCCACGGCCTCGGCGGGCTCTCGGGCCCGGTCCTCGCCCTCCAGGCGGCCGGCTCCTTCGCCGCCGGCCTGCTCTACGGCACCCTGCGCCCGCGCACGCTCCCGGCCTGCCTGACCGCCCTCGCCGCCGCCATGGCGCTGCCCTGGGCGGCGGCCGCCACCGGCTCCCTGCTCGCCCTGGCCCCGGCCCTCCTGCTGGCCGGCATGGCCACGGCCCCGGTCATGGTCACCGCGATGTCCCGGGTCCACGCCGTGACCCCGCCGGGCCGCCTCAACGAGGGCATGACCCTCGCCGTCACCGCCCTCTTCGCGGGCATCGCGGCGGGCTCCGCGACGGCCGGCGCCGCGATCGACCACTGGGGCACGACGACCCCGTACGCCCTCCCGGCGGCGGCGGCGCTGCTCGCGCTCCTCCTGGGGAGGGCAAGATTGGTACCAGTTTCTCGTACAACACTGGTACCGTAG
- a CDS encoding type II toxin-antitoxin system Phd/YefM family antitoxin, protein MSISASEARATLFPLIERVNTDHTPVRITSKSGDAVLMAADDYDSWQETVYLLRSPENAKRLMEAVARDREGAATVARTLDELKEMAGGEE, encoded by the coding sequence ATGTCCATAAGCGCCAGTGAGGCACGAGCGACCCTGTTCCCGCTCATCGAGCGCGTCAACACCGATCACACTCCGGTGCGCATCACCTCCAAGAGCGGCGACGCCGTCCTCATGGCCGCCGACGACTACGACTCCTGGCAGGAGACCGTCTACCTCCTCCGGTCGCCGGAGAACGCGAAGCGCCTGATGGAAGCGGTCGCCCGCGACCGCGAGGGCGCAGCCACCGTCGCCAGGACACTGGATGAGCTGAAGGAGATGGCCGGGGGCGAGGAGTGA
- a CDS encoding Txe/YoeB family addiction module toxin: MRSVHFDPAAWDDFLFRLASDRKMARRITRLIGEIQRDPFGGIGKPEPLKGELSGYWSRRIDDEHRLVYRADEKEVKILKARYHY; the protein is encoded by the coding sequence GTGAGGAGCGTCCACTTCGACCCCGCGGCCTGGGACGACTTCCTCTTCCGGCTTGCGTCGGACCGGAAGATGGCCCGCAGGATCACTCGCTTGATCGGCGAAATCCAGCGCGACCCCTTCGGCGGGATCGGCAAACCCGAACCCCTGAAGGGCGAGCTGTCGGGTTACTGGTCCCGCCGGATCGACGACGAACACCGGCTCGTCTACCGGGCCGACGAGAAGGAAGTGAAGATCCTGAAGGCCCGCTACCACTACTGA
- the smpB gene encoding SsrA-binding protein SmpB: MAKETGRKLIAQNKKARHDYTIIDTYECGLVLTGTEVKSLRQGRASLVDGFVSVESGEAWLYNVHVPEYSQGTWTNHSARRKRKLLLHREEIDKLDSKTGETGNTIVPLALYFKDGRAKIEIALAKGKKEYDKRQSLREKQDTRETNRVISAVKRKERGQL, translated from the coding sequence ATGGCTAAGGAAACAGGGCGCAAGCTGATCGCCCAGAACAAGAAGGCGCGGCACGACTACACGATCATCGACACCTACGAGTGCGGCCTCGTGCTCACGGGTACCGAGGTCAAGTCCCTGCGCCAGGGCCGTGCCTCGCTGGTGGACGGCTTCGTGTCGGTGGAGAGCGGCGAGGCCTGGCTCTACAACGTGCACGTGCCGGAGTACAGCCAGGGCACCTGGACCAACCACAGCGCGCGGCGCAAGCGCAAGCTGCTGCTGCACCGCGAGGAGATCGACAAGCTGGACTCGAAGACGGGGGAGACGGGCAACACGATCGTGCCGCTCGCCCTGTACTTCAAGGACGGCCGGGCGAAGATCGAGATCGCGCTGGCGAAGGGCAAGAAGGAGTACGACAAGCGGCAGTCGCTGCGCGAGAAGCAGGACACGCGCGAGACGAACCGGGTGATCTCGGCCGTGAAGCGCAAGGAGCGCGGCCAGCTTTAA
- a CDS encoding S41 family peptidase, whose translation MPGLPAFCLRPRDVRRGAVLTLAFLAAVGAGASTGSWGHPGPGGSAGPAALVAGTEPSAAVGAAPEALPGPRAPAHREAGTADRDAVARAAAEAVAEGKSAKSAAQEVVSRSGDRWGAVYDQGEYEAFADDLDGRWTGVGLWAGRLRDGRIEVDRVQPGSPAARAGMRAGDRLLSIDGQVVTGLRVAEVVALLRGEAGTPVVLKLTRGGADLTQTVRREQLRSEPVTVRELPGGITVIKVASFTRGSGERVRTAVRAAPPGGGVMLDLRGNTGGLVTEAVTAASAFLDGGLVATYDVRGAQRALYASPGGDTARPLVALIDGGTMSAAELVTGALQDRGRAVAVGTRTFGKGSVQMPTELPDGSVAELTVGTYRTPAGRSLDGAGITPDLAAADRVEERARTVLGGIGVGP comes from the coding sequence ATGCCGGGACTGCCCGCCTTCTGTCTCCGGCCCCGCGACGTGCGTCGCGGGGCCGTTTTGACGCTGGCCTTCCTCGCCGCCGTGGGCGCCGGCGCCAGCACCGGGAGCTGGGGCCACCCGGGCCCCGGTGGATCCGCGGGCCCCGCCGCCCTGGTGGCGGGTACGGAGCCCTCCGCGGCCGTAGGTGCCGCACCCGAGGCCCTGCCCGGGCCGCGGGCACCGGCGCACCGCGAGGCGGGCACGGCCGACCGGGACGCGGTGGCCCGCGCGGCCGCCGAGGCCGTCGCCGAGGGCAAGTCCGCGAAGTCGGCGGCCCAGGAGGTGGTCAGCCGCAGCGGGGACCGCTGGGGCGCGGTGTACGACCAGGGGGAGTACGAGGCGTTCGCCGACGACCTGGACGGCCGCTGGACGGGCGTCGGCCTGTGGGCCGGGCGGCTGCGCGACGGCCGCATCGAGGTCGACCGGGTCCAGCCGGGCAGCCCCGCGGCGCGGGCCGGGATGCGCGCCGGGGACCGGCTGCTCAGCATCGACGGGCAGGTCGTGACCGGGCTCAGGGTGGCCGAGGTGGTGGCCCTGCTGCGCGGCGAGGCCGGCACCCCCGTGGTCCTCAAGCTGACGCGCGGCGGGGCCGACCTCACGCAGACCGTGCGGCGCGAGCAGCTGCGCAGCGAGCCGGTGACGGTACGGGAACTGCCCGGCGGGATCACGGTCATCAAGGTCGCCTCCTTCACGCGGGGTTCCGGCGAGCGGGTCCGTACCGCGGTCCGCGCCGCCCCGCCCGGCGGCGGGGTCATGCTCGACCTGCGCGGCAACACCGGCGGCCTGGTCACCGAGGCCGTGACGGCCGCCTCCGCCTTCCTGGACGGCGGGCTGGTGGCGACGTACGACGTGCGCGGCGCACAGCGCGCCCTGTACGCGTCCCCGGGCGGCGATACGGCCCGGCCGCTGGTGGCGCTGATCGACGGCGGCACGATGAGCGCGGCCGAGCTGGTCACCGGAGCCCTCCAGGACCGCGGCCGCGCGGTGGCGGTCGGTACCCGCACCTTCGGCAAGGGCTCGGTGCAGATGCCGACGGAGCTGCCGGACGGATCGGTGGCGGAGCTGACGGTGGGCACGTACCGCACTCCGGCGGGCCGCAGCCTGGACGGTGCGGGCATCACCCCGGACCTGGCGGCGGCGGACCGGGTCGAGGAACGGGCCCGCACGGTATTGGGTGGCATCGGGGTGGGTCCGTAG